From the genome of Azospirillum baldaniorum:
CACTCCCGTCCGGCGGAATCGCGCCCGGCGCGGATCGGGGTGATGGTGCCGCTGGTGTTCGTGCTGTCCGGGCTGTTCCAGCGGATGGTCTGCCCGACCGGCGCGTCGAGCGCGCGGGTCTCCGCGCTCTGCGCCGCATTGCGACTGCCCGGGCTTAACTGCTCCATCAGGTAACCGCCGGCGAAGTAGCCGAGCAGGCCACCGGCGCCGATGGCCAGCAGGTTGCCGCTGCCCTTGCCGATCTGCGATCCGGCGAGCGCCCCGACGGCGGCCCCGCCCAGCTTGCCCAGCAGGTCGTTGTCGATGCCGAAGGTGGTGTTGCCGCCGCCGTTGCCGAGCGGGCCGCCCTGCGGGTTGGTCTGGGTCGGCGCGCCGTAACCGCCCTGGGTGAACACCTGCGCCGAGGCGGGGGCGGAGGTCAGGGGCAGGGCGACGGACAGGCCAAGGCAAAGGACCGAGGCGAAGCGAATCCCGGACAGGCGGACAGCGGACACGTCGGCTACTCCTTTATTGCAACGCGATGGTCATCTGAACACCACGGCCCCGCTCAAGGTTGAGGCAAAAGGGCGACAATGACCTTCGACGAAGATGGCAATCGTCAGGCGCTCTTCAACTCCGGGAAAGCATCCGCCGCGCTGACACCCAACGCCTTGCGGACGGCGCGGGCGAGGTCGCGGTCGCGGTAGGGCTTGATCAGGAACTCCGCGCCCGGCCCCTCGCCGCTCAGGCCCCCGGCCACGCCATGGGCGTAGCCGGAGGCGTAGAGCGCCTTCAAGGCGGGATGGCGGCGCTGCGCCTCCTGGGCCAGTTCCAGCCCGTTCATGCCGCCGGGCATCACCACGTCGGTGAACAGCAGGTCCACCCGCGGCTCCCCGGCCAGCACGGCCAGCGCCTCCGGCCCGTTCTCCGCCTCGACCACGGTGTAGCCGAGATCCTGGAGGGTCAGCACGGCGACCTGACGCACGTCGCGGTCGTCGTCCACCACCAGGATGACCTCGCCCTGGCCGGGCAGCGGACCGCTGTCCTCGGTGTCCTCCGGCGCCTTCGCCTGACGGACGGCTGCGGGGGCGCAGGGCAGGTGGAGGTGGAAGGAGGTGCCGCGGCCCGGCTCGCTCTCCACCCGGATCAGCCCGCCCGACTGCTTCACGAAACCGTGGATCATGCTCAGCCCCAAACCGGTGCCCTTGCCGATCTCCTTGGTGGTGAAGAAGGGTTCGAAGGCACGGGCCAGAACCTCCGGCGGCATGCCGCAGCCGGTGTCGCTCACGGTCATCCGCACATAGCGTCCGGGGCTCAGCTCCGCGTCCCCCTCCTCGGCCTCCACCATCGCGGTGGCGATGGTCAGCGTGCCGCCCGCCGGCATGGCGTCGCGTGCGTTGATGACGAGGTTCAGCAGGGCCGACTCCGCCTGCGTGCGGTCCACCAGCGCCGGGCAGAGGGACGGCGCGCTGTCGATCTCGACGGTGATCGCCGAGCCGAGCGTGCGCTCCATCAGCTCGCCCATGTTGCGGACCAGCGCCTCCATGTCCACGCTCTCGGGATGGAGCTGCTGGCGCCGCGCGAAGGCGAGCAGCCGCCGCGTCAGGTCGGAGCAGCGCAGCGACGCCTGCAGGGCCATCTCCACCCGCCGCGCCGCCTTGGGGTCGTCGAAGGCCATGCGGCCCAGCCTCTCCAGGCTGCCGATGACCACGGTCAGCATGTTGTTGAAGTCGTGGGCGATGCCCCCGGTCAACTGGCCGATGGTCTCCATCTTCTGGACATGGGCGAGCTGGAGCTGAAGCTCCCGCGTGTCGGTGACGTCCAGCACCGTGCCGCAGAGTTCCGGCGGCCGGCCGCCCTCGCCCGGCAACAGCATGGCCTTTTCCAGGAGCGTGCGGTACTGCCCGTCGGCGGCACGCCAGCGGTATTCCACCGTGGACACGCCGCCCTGCCGCATCGCGTCGAACTGGATGGCGGCGCGCTCGCGGTCGTCCGGATGCAGTCGCGATTCCCAGAAACCGCCGTCCGTCAGGAAGCGCTCGGCGGGGAAGCCGAACAGCGCCTCGACGTTCTCGGTGACGTAGCGGAAGGGCGTGCCGCGCTCCGGCCCGGCGGTGTAGAGCACGATCGGCAGGGAACGGGCGATCATCGCCTGCCGCTCCTCCGACCGGCGCAGCGCCTGCTCGGCCTCCAGCTTCTCGGCGCGCACGCGGTAGTTCTCGGCCATCAGCCGCTCGCGCAACGCTGCCTGGCGCTTGACCTCCTCGGTCTTGCGGTACAGCTCGACGAAGACGGTGACCTTGCTGCGCAGGATGACCGGGTCCACGGGCTTGAACATGTAGTCGACCGCCCCCGCGGAATAGCCGCGGAAGATGTGCATCTCGTCCTTGTTGATGGCGGTCAGGAACAGGATGGGGATGTGCCGCGACTTGCGGCGGTTGCGGATCAGCTCCGCCGTCTCGTAGCCGTCCATGCCGGGCATGTGGACGTCCATCAGGATCGCCGCGAAGTCCTGGTCGAGCACGCGCTTCAGCGCCTCCTCGCCGGAGCGGGCGAGGATCACCGTGGCGTCGAGGTCGGCCAGCGTCTCCCGCATCGCCAGCAGGTTCCGGGGATCGTCGTCGACGACGAGCACGCGGACCTCCGGCGGCGGCAGTGTGGCGTCCTCGATCTCGGCGAAGCTGGCGGGCATCTGGGGGTGGGGCATGGGCTTCTCCTCACTCCCGTCCGGCATGGGTGTGCCCCGCGTCGTCGTCCTGCCGGCGTCCGGCCCAGACCCGCAGCAGCGACAGCAGGTGATCGATGTCCACCGGCTTGGCGAGATAGTCGGTCGCCCCCGCCTCGATGCACTTCTCGCGGTCGCCCTTCATCGCCTTGGCGGTGACGGCGATCACCGGCAGGCCGCGCCCGGACGCGGTCGCGCGGATTTCCCGGATGGTCTGGTAGCCGTCCATCAGCGGCATCATGATGTCGACCAGAGCCACATCGAGGTCGGGGTGCGCCTTCAGCAGCTCCAGCCCCTCCGGCCCGCTCTCGGCGTGCAGCACCGTCATGTCGTGGGCCTCCAGGACGCTGGCGAGCGAGAAGATGTTGCGGAAATCGTCGTCCACGATCAGCGCCTTGCGCCCCGCCAGCACCGGGTCGCGCTGGCGGATCTGGTCGAGCGCGTTGCGCTTGTCGTCGGGCAGCCGGTCCACCGCCCGGTGCAGGAACAGCGCCGTCTCGTCGAGCAGCGAGTCCGCGGAATGGACGCTGCGCAGCACCACCGTCTCGGCCAGCCGGCGCAGCCGCGCCTCGTCCTCCGGCGCGATGGCGTCGCTGACATAGGCGACGACCGGCATCCAGGCGGTGGAATCGCGGGTGCGCAGGCTGTCGATCAGCTCGAAATCGCTGGGCTGGGGGATCGTCAGGTCGAGCACCATGCAGTCGAACCGCTCCTTCGCCAGCAACGCGCGGGCGGCCTCGGCGGAGGTGACGGTGCTGATGTCGATGTCGTCACCGCCCCCGCCCCCGACGCCCTTGTCGTGGTCGATCAGGCCGGCGATGCCGCCGGTCTCCGGGTTGGGGACCTTCTCGACGATCAGCAGCCGGCGCTGGTGGCGCTCCACGAAGCCCTTGACCTTGGCGAGTGCCGCGAAGATCGCCTCGCGGTCGGCCGGCTTCTCGGTGTAGTCGAAGGCGCCCATGGCGAGGCCGCGGCGCCGCTCCTCCTTGGCGGAGATGACGTGGACCGGGATGTGGCGGGTGTGCGGGTCGCGCTTCAGCAGGTCGAGCAGCGCCCAGCCGTCGATGTCCGGCAGTCCGATGTCCAGCATCACCGCGTCCGGGCGGTATTTGCGGGCCATCGGCATGGCCGGGCTTCCGGCGTGGGAGAGGATCGCCTTGAAGCCCTTCTCCCGCGCCAGATCGACCAGGATCGAGGCGAACTTCACGTCGTCCTCGACGATCAGGACCACCGGGTCGCCGGGGCGGATGCGCTCGCGGTCGTCGGCGACGGGGTGGTGCTGCGGCAACGCCAGCCGCTCCTCCGGCCCCGGCACCACGATGGGCCGTGTCGGCGTCGGGAAGGGAGCCAGCTTCGTCGCCGGGTCGCCGTAACGGGCGATGTCGAACTCCATCGGCACGTAGAGCGTGAAGGCGCTGCCGGCCCCGGACTCGCTCTGCACGCGGATCTCGCCGCCGAGCAGGCGGGCGATCTCGCGGCTGATCGACAGGCCGAGGCCGGTGCCGCCGTACTTGCGGCTGGTCGTGCCGTCGGCCTGCTGGAACGCCTCGAAGATGATCCGCTGCTTGTTCTCGGGGATGCCGATGCCGGTGTCGACGACGGTGAAGGCCAGCACCCCCTCCGCCGCGTTCAGCACGGGGTGGGCAGCGCTCCAGCCCTCGCCGGCCAGCCCGACGCGGAAGGTGACGCCGCCGGTCTCGGTGAATTTGAAGGCGTTGGACAGCAGGTTGTTCAGCACCTGCTCCAGCCGCTTCTGGTCGGTCTGGATGGCCGCGGGCAGGGGCTGGGTCATGTCGATGTCGAAGCGCAGCCCCTTCTCCTCGGCGAGCTGGGCGAAGGTGCGCTCGACATGGCCGCGCAGATCGTCCAGCACCACCGCGCCGATTTCCAGAGTGACCGTGCCGGATTCGATCTTCGACAGGTCGAGGATGTCGTTGATGAGGTTCAGCAGGTCTGAGCCGGCGGCGTTGATGGTGCGGGCGAACTCCACCTGCCGCGGGGTCAGGTTGTGGTCGCCGTTGTCGGACAGCAGCTTGGACAGGATCAGCAGGCTGTTCAGCGGGGTGCGCAGCTCGTGGCTCATGTTCGCCAGGAACTGCGACTTGTATTTGGAGGTGAGGGAAAGCTGCTCGGCCTTCTCCTCCAGCGCCTCGTTGGTCTGGCGCAGCTTCTCCTGCTGGGCCATCAGCAGCTCCTCCGACTGGCGGAGCGAGGCGGCCTGATGCTCCAGCCGCTCGTTGGTGGTCTTCAGCTCCTCCTGCTGGCTCTGCAGCTCGGCGGTCAGGCGCTGCGACTGCTTGAGCAGCCCTTCGGTCCGCATGTTGGTGGCGATGGTGTTGAGGACGATCCCGATGCTTTCCGTCAGCTGCTCCAGGAAGGAGCGGTGCGTCTCGCTGAAATGGCCGAAGGAGGCCAGTTCCAGCACGGCGTTCACCTCGTTCTCGAACAGCACGGGCAGGACGATGATGTTCAGCGGCGCCGCCTCGCCGAGGCCGGAGCTGATGCGCACATAGTCCTTCGGCACGTTGGTCAGCAGGATCGGCTTCTTCTCGTGGGCGCACTGGCCGACCAGCCCCTGCTTCAGCGTGAAGCGGGTGCCCAACCCGTCGCGCTCCTTCAGGGCGTAGCTGGCGACCAGATCGAGGACCGGCTCGTCGCCGTCGCGGCTGGTGACGTAGAGGACGCCGTGCTGGGCGTTCACCAGCGGCGCGATCTCCGACAGGATCATGTTGGTGACGGTGACCAGATCGCGCTCGCCCTGGAGCATGCGGGTGAATTTGGCGATGTTGGTCTTCAGCCAGTCCTGTTCCGCGTTCTTCTGCGTCGTGTCGCGCAGGTTGCGGATCATCTCGTTGATGTTGTCCTTCAGCGCCGCCACCTCGCCCGACGCCTCGACGGCGATGGAGCGGGTGAGGTCGCCCTTGGTCACCGCGGTCGCCACCTCGGCGATGGCGCGCACCTGGGTGGTCAGGTTGGCGGCGAGCTGGTTCACGTTGTCGGTCAGGTCGCCCCACACGCCGGTGGCGCCGGGCACCTTGGCCTGACCGCCCAGCTTGCCTTCGATGCCGACCTCGCGCGCCACGTTGGTGACCTGATCGGCGAAGATGGCCAGTGTCTCGATCACGCCGTTGATGGTGTCGGCCAGCGCCGCGATCTCGCCGCGCGCCGCCACGGTCAGCTTGCGCTTCAGGTTGCCCTCGGCGACCGCCGTCACGACCTCGGCGATGCCGCGCACCTGACCGGTCAGGTTGGCGGCCATCATGTTCACGTTGTCGGTGAGGTCCTTCCAGGTGCCGGCCACACCCTTCACCTGGGCCTGTCCGCCCAGCTTGCCTTCGGTGCCGACCTCGCGCGCCACGCGAGTGACCTCGCTGGCGAAGCTGTTGAGCTGGTCGACCATCGTGTTGATGGTGTCCTTCAGCTCCAGGATTTCGCCCTTCACGTCGACGGTGATCTTGCGCGACAGGTCGCCGTTGGCCACCGCCGTGGTGACGTCGGCGATGTTGCGGACCTGATTGGTCAGGTTGCCGGTCAGCAGGTTGACGTTGTCGGTGAGGTCCTTCCAGGTGCCGGCGACGCCCTTCACCTGGGCCTGCCCGCCGAGCTTGCCCTCGCTGCCGACCTCGCGGGCGACGCGGGTGACCTCGCTGGCGAAGCTGTTGAGCTGGTCGACCATCGTGTTGATGGTGTCCTTCAACTCGCGGATTTCGCCCTTCACGTCGACGGTGATCTTGCGCGACAGGTCGCCCTTCGCCACCGCCGTGGTGACCTCCGCGATGTTGCGGACCTGACTGGTCAGGTTGGTCGCCATCGCGTTGACGTTGTCGGTGAGGTCCTTCCAGGTGCCGGCGACGCCCTTCACCTGGGCCTGCCCGCCGAGCTTGCCTTCGGTGCCGACCTCGCGGGCGACGCGGGTGACTTCCGAGGCGAAGCTGTTGAGCTGGTCGACCATCGTGTTGATGGTGTCCTTCAGCTCGCGGATTTCGCCCTTCACGTCGACGGTGATCTTGCGCGACAGGTCGCCGTTGGCGACGGCGGTGGTCACGTCGGCGATGTTGCGGACCTGATTGGTCAGGTTGCCGGTCAGCAGGTTGACGTTGTCGGTGAGGTCCTTCCAGGTGCCGGCGACACCCTTCACCTGGGCCTGTCCGCCGAGCTTGCCCTCGCTGCCGACCTCACGGGCGACGCGGGTGACTTCCGAGGCGAAGCTGTTGAGCTGGTCGACCATCGTGTTGATGGTGTCCTTCAGCTCGCGGATTTCACCCTTCACGTCGACGGTGATCTTGCGCGACAGGTCGCCCTTCGCCACCGCCGTGGTGACGTCGGCGATGTTGCGGACCTGGGCCGTCAGGTTGGCGGCCATCAGGTTGACGTTGTCGGTGAGGTCCTTCCAGGTGCCGGCGACGTCCTTCACCTGGGCCTGCTCGCCCAGCTTGCCCTCGATGCCGACCTCGCGCGCCACCCGCGTCAACTCCGCCGTCACGGTGACGAGCTGCTCGACCATCCGGTTGACCGTGCGGGCGGTGTGCAGGAAGTCGCCCTGGAGCGGACGCCCGTCGACCTCCAGCGGCATCGACTGCGACAGGTCGCCCTTGGCGACCGCGCCGATGACGCGGGCCATCTCCTGGGTCGGCTGGGTCAGGTCGGCGACCATGGCGTTGACGCTGTCCACGCAGTCGCCCCAGCCGCCCGAGGCGGTGGGCAGGCGGACGCGCTGGCCGATGCGACCCTCCTTGCCGATGGCGACGCTGACCCGGCCGACGTCCTCCACCAGGGCTTCGTTCATCTCCACCACGTCGTTGAAGGCGGCGGCGATCTCGCCGTCCAGCCCATCCAGGTCGAGCGGCAGGCGCACGGAGAAGTCGCCCTTGCGGAACTGGCGCAGCGCGCGCAAGAGAAGCTGGGGGGAGAGCCGGTCGTGAGCGTCGGTCATCGTCATGACGCGATGGTCCCTAAGAAGTCCAGGCCTGTGTCTCGGGTGTCCCCTTGCGCGTGGTGGACGGCGCATCCGGCGGAACGCCGGATTGGCCGCGCGCCGGAGCGGCGCAGCCATGGGACGGCAAGCGGAAGGCGGCGGGGGCTAATGCTGGGGGGCGGCGTTGTGCAGCAGGGTCTTCAGCTGGCGCTCGTCGTAGGGCTTCTGGATGAAGCCGTGCGGGCCGGCGGCGCGGGCGCGCTCCAGCAGGACGGGATCGCTGGCCCCGGACATGAAGATGCTGCCCACGGCGAAGCGCTCGCGCAGAGCCTGCGCGGTCTCGATGCCGTCCTGTGGACCGGCGAGGCCGATGTCCACCAGGGCCAGGGCGGGGCGCTCCCGCTCGGCGATCTTCAGCGCGTCGGCGGCGTTGGCGGCGACGCCGCACACCTCGTAGGACAACTCCTCCAACATATCGGTCAGATACATGGCGACGATCGTCTCATCCTCGACGACCAGGACCCGGACGGGGGGTGTGGTTGCGGCGGGCGCGGTCCCGTCCGCCCCGGCCCGTGGTGACCTGTTGATCGGGTTGGTCATCCCTTATCCCTCTTGTCGTTCTGCCGGCTGCGGTGCCGGAACGGCGTCGATGAGGCGCCTGTCCCGCCCGCCGCCGGAACCCGAGCGGAGACGTCGGATACCGGCGAAGCTGACCGGGACGAGTAGCACGGAGGGGTGAGGCAATTAAGGGAGAAAAGGTCAAATACCCCCAACAGGTTATACCCAGTAGGGTGACTGCACTCCAAAAGAGGGCAAGCATATTCCTTAAATTCAATATGGAATAGTTCGAATCCGGCGCGTTTGGGCCGTCTTTGCTTGGGTTCGATTGAAATGTGCGGTGCAAACGCGCGGCAGCCATGTAGAGATGTGCGGCCTTTTTAACAATTTTGCAAGTAATTTTGCGCGTAAACTTGCTACTGTCCACGGAGCGGGCGTGGAGTCGATTGCAGGGGTGCTGGGAAGCGGGATGAGCGGTGCCCCGACAAGCGGGCCGGGCGAAGGGGCGGACCTGAGCCTGGAGGATCTCGCGCAGGCCATCAGAGCCCACCGGCTCTATCTGGCGGCGCGCCCGAACGGACTGCGCCTTCAATTGAAGGCGGCGGACCTGACCGGTTTCGACCTGTCGGGTTTGCTCCTGTCGGACGCGATTCTGACCGGAGCGAATTTCCGGCGCAGCGTCCTCCAGCGCTGCAACTTTGACGGAGCGGATCTGTTCGGCGCCAGCTTCGTCTCCGCCGATCTGCGGGAGGCCTCGCTGGTCGGGGCGGACATGCGCGGGGCGAACTTCACCAAGGCCTGCCTGCGCAACACCCTGTTCGAGCGGGCGGACCTCCGCCCCGGCCAGCTCGTGCTGTGGAAGGACCGGCGCAAGGCCCGGCAGGAGGCGGCGCTGCGGGAAGCCGTCCTGGTCAACGCGAATTTCACCGACGCCGATCTGACCGGCGCCAACCTGACCCGCGCCAGCCTGGAAGGGGCGGACTTCAGCAACGCCGCCCTGTTCGGTGCCAACCTCAGCGGTGCCGATCTGCGGGGCGCCGATTTCAGCATGGCGAAGCTGAAGGGCGCCATCCTGAACAACGCCGTCGTTGCCGGCGCCACCTTCCAGGGCGCCGACCTGCGCGACGCCGAACTGCGCAACGTCCCCATGGCCACCGCCGATTGGGCGGAGGCGCGGATGATGGGCGCCATCTACCACCGCAACCAATCGGACTTCCCGCCGGAAATCCGGGAGGGGCTGGACGGCCATGTCCGCTGGATCAACAGCAACGGCAAGCAGGGCAGGCGGTTCGACGTGTCGGACGGGGCCTTCGTCGGGACCGATTTCGACGGCTGCGACCTGAGCGGGGCGATCTTCCGCAATTGCGACTTCACGCGGGCGAGCTTCCGCGACAGCAAGCTGCAGATCGCCCAGTTTCCCGGCTGCCGCATGCGTGAAACCTGTTTCGAGAATTCGGAACTGTCCGGGGCCAGCTTCGAGGGCTGCGACCTGACCCGCGCCATGATGCGCAACGCGGTGATGCGGGCCATCGAGCTTCTGGCGGCGGACGGCCAGCCCACCGGGCGCCTGTGGCCGACCAACCTGCGCAACGCCCAACTGGCCGACAGCGACATCCGCGGCGCCGACCTGCGGGGTGCGCGGCTGGCCGGGGCGGACCTGACCAACTGCAACCTGTCGGGAGCCGACCTGCGCGACACCGACATCGAGAAGGCCAACACCACCGGAACGACGCTGGTCCATTGCCGGTTGAAGTGACCGTAAATTTTAATCCCGAAAAATTTTCGAAAAGAGTCGGTCATTTTGTCGCAGGGGCTGCTCTCCACCCATGCCCGGCATTGTGCATACCAGCATGCGGGGATTAAAACGCCGGCCGAGGTGGCGGCTGGTTTCCCAAGCCGCTTGTCATGATCGAGGCCAAGTAACGGAGCGGCGGACGCCGCGCGCCGATGCGACGAATATTGATCGTGGCGAAGCGAACAACGCAGGACGTCCTGCGGGCCTTGGGTGGCCGTGCCTGTCTTTTGGGCATTGGAAATCGAGGATAGTGCAATGAAGCGTAGTGTTGCCGTTCTGGCCTTCGGCCTGTTCGCCGCCCTTCCCAGCATCGCCTCGGCGCAGGACGCCGATGCGGGTGAGAAGGTGTTCAACCAGTGCAAGGCCTGCCACACCATCGAGGCCGGCGGCCCCAACCGCGTCGGCCCGAACCTGCACGGCGTCGTCGGCCGCCCGTCGGGCTCCATCGAGAGCTTCAAGTATTCCGACGCCATGAAGGGCGCCGGGCTGGCTTGGGACGAGGCCAATCTCGACAAGTACCTGACCGATCCGAAGGGGACTGTCCCCGGCAACAAGATGGCCTTCGCCGGCGTGAAGAACGAGCAGGCGCGCAAGGACCTGATCGCCTTCCTGAAGAAGAACAGCTGACGCGTCCGCAAGGACACGCGCTGGGTGACCGGGAGGGGCGGCGCCCCCTCCCGCGACCGGCGCCCGGCCGCAAGGTCACGCCCGTCCGGGCAGGACCGCCCGCCTCCCTGCGGTCCATCCTATGAGGATGGCAGCGGTCGCCCTGCCCTTGTGGGCAGGGGACCCGTAAAAACGCTTCTCGCCAGGCACAAGGAGAACAGGAGGCTGTTGGGGACCGGTGTGTCCCAACGCAAGATTGTAGATCGGGAGGTCGGAATGCCCATGTTGCGAACCGCAGCCCTTGCCGCCGTGTCCATCCTCGCGCTCGCCGCCTGTTCGAGCGAGCCGGGCCTCGTGCCACCGATGGGCAGTTCCGGCGCTTCCGCGTCCCAGATGGGAAGCACCGGGTCGGGCGCCTCCTCGACGCTGACGGTGGCGGACCAGTCCTTTCTGACCCAGGCGGCCTACGGCGGCTTCGGCGAGGTGGCGATGGGCACGCTGGCCCAGCGGCAGGCGTCCAGCGCCACCGTGCGCGACCTCGGCCGGCGCATCGCCGCCGACCATACCCAAGCCAACCAGGAACTCGCCCGACTGGCCCAGGCCAAGGGCGTCACGCCGCCCACCGCGCCGGACCCCGGCCGGCAGGCGGTCGCCGACGCGTTGGCCTCGCTTCAGGGCACCGCGTTCGACCGGCAGTATCTGCAGCAGCAGATCGCCGAGCACGAGGTGTCGGTCGCCCTGTTCAACGCGCAGGCCCAGGGCGGCACCGACCCGGACGTCCGGGCCTTCGCCGCCAAATGGTTGCCCGGCTTGCAAATGCACGCGCGCGAACTGCGCGCGCTCGGCAACCCGCTGGCGCAACTGCCGTAGCGGCGGGCTTGGCCCGATGATCCGCGTCAGGCGACCGCCGGAAGCGGGTGCAGACCCGCGGTGAGGCGTTGAACGTCCGCGGCGAAGCGGTCGGCGGCGTCCGGCGTCAGCTCGAACCGGACATGCAGATCCTGCTCCTTGCCCCCCAGCACGGCGAAGGGAATGGGGATGGTGCAGCCGGGAATGGTCAGCACGCCGCGGCTGCCCAGCTGAGTCCGGTCCAGGCCGCGAATGGTGGCGCCGCCTTCCGACAGATTGGTGAGCTGTCCCGACAGCGACCCAACCGCTCCGGCGATGGTGCAGGGCAGGTTGACCTCGAACCGCGGGGCGCGGCGGCGGTCCACCTCGGGCGTGGCGGTGCGCACGGCGCGGACCAGCATCTCGCGCAGATGGTCGATGCTCCCCGCCACGTCGGACGCCACCCGGCGCACCTCGTCGGCGCGGCTGCCGGTCACCGCCGCCTCCTCCGACACGTGGGCGATGCGGGACGACACTTCCTGCGCGGCGGCGGCGGTCTGGCCGACGTTGCGGGAAATCTCGCTGGTCGCGGCACCCTGCTCGTCCATGGCGCTGGCGATGCTGCTGGCGACGCCGTCGATCTCGGTGATGGTCCGCCCAATGTCCTGCACCGCGTCGACGGCACCCGCGGTCATGCTCTGCAGGTCGGTGATCTGGCGGGAAATCTCCTCCGCCGACTTGGAGGTCTGGGTGGCGAGGTTCTTCACCTCCTGGGCGACCACGGCGAAGCCCTTGCCGGCCTCGCCCGCGCGCGCCGCCTCGATCGTCGCGTTCAACGCCAGCAGGTTGGTCTGGCTGGCGATGTCCTGGATGAAGGTGGCGACCTCCCCGATGTGGCCGATGGCCTCGGACAGGGAGAGCACCACGTCCTCGGTCTTGCGGCCGCTTTCCACGGCGCGGCGGGAAATCTGGCTGGCGAAGGTGACCTGACCGGTGATTTCGGCGATGGAGGCGGTGAGTTGGTCGGTGGCCGCCGCCACGGCCTGGGCGTTGCCCAGCGCCTGTTCCGCTGCGGCCGCCACGCTCTGCGAGTTGGCGGAGACGGTCTCGGCCGAACTGGCCATCGCCTGGGCGTTGCTGTCCATCGAGACCGACCGCTCGGCGACGCGGTCAACGGCGGTGCGGGTTTCCTGCTCCACCGTGCGGGCCATGGATTCGAGGGCGGCGATCTTGGCGGCCTCGGCCTCGCGGCGCTCGCGCTCCTGCGCCTCGCGCAGGCGCTGGTTGTCGATGCCCTTCTGGCGGAAGATCTCGACGGTCTTGGCCATGGCGCCGATCTCGTCCTGGCGGTCCAGTCCGGGGACCGTCACCTCGTAGCGCTCGTCGGCCAGTTGGAACATGGTGCCGCGGATCTGGTCCAGCGTGCGGAACTGGCGCCGGACCACCAGCAGCATCACCAGGGCCATGCCGATGGTGATGACCGCCGCCACCTGGATGATGTTGGGGACGACCTCCTCCAGAACGCGCAACGCGACGCTCTTCTTCAGGCCGACGAACAGCACGCCGATGACC
Proteins encoded in this window:
- a CDS encoding pentapeptide repeat-containing protein, whose protein sequence is MSGAPTSGPGEGADLSLEDLAQAIRAHRLYLAARPNGLRLQLKAADLTGFDLSGLLLSDAILTGANFRRSVLQRCNFDGADLFGASFVSADLREASLVGADMRGANFTKACLRNTLFERADLRPGQLVLWKDRRKARQEAALREAVLVNANFTDADLTGANLTRASLEGADFSNAALFGANLSGADLRGADFSMAKLKGAILNNAVVAGATFQGADLRDAELRNVPMATADWAEARMMGAIYHRNQSDFPPEIREGLDGHVRWINSNGKQGRRFDVSDGAFVGTDFDGCDLSGAIFRNCDFTRASFRDSKLQIAQFPGCRMRETCFENSELSGASFEGCDLTRAMMRNAVMRAIELLAADGQPTGRLWPTNLRNAQLADSDIRGADLRGARLAGADLTNCNLSGADLRDTDIEKANTTGTTLVHCRLK
- a CDS encoding c-type cytochrome; the encoded protein is MKRSVAVLAFGLFAALPSIASAQDADAGEKVFNQCKACHTIEAGGPNRVGPNLHGVVGRPSGSIESFKYSDAMKGAGLAWDEANLDKYLTDPKGTVPGNKMAFAGVKNEQARKDLIAFLKKNS
- a CDS encoding methyl-accepting chemotaxis protein gives rise to the protein MNPLRTLSLATKLTILCTLGLIALSGALTYATIVKVTASISKDAAERREQAITNFRMLLDQKGSEYRLKDGALYIDDVKLDGANDIVDTVRSVTGGVATIFRGDTRVATNIHNPDGNRAVGTKLARGPVYSAVIDGKEPFRGEADILGEAYFTAYDPIIDQNGEVIGVLFVGLKKSVALRVLEEVVPNIIQVAAVITIGMALVMLLVVRRQFRTLDQIRGTMFQLADERYEVTVPGLDRQDEIGAMAKTVEIFRQKGIDNQRLREAQERERREAEAAKIAALESMARTVEQETRTAVDRVAERSVSMDSNAQAMASSAETVSANSQSVAAAAEQALGNAQAVAAATDQLTASIAEITGQVTFASQISRRAVESGRKTEDVVLSLSEAIGHIGEVATFIQDIASQTNLLALNATIEAARAGEAGKGFAVVAQEVKNLATQTSKSAEEISRQITDLQSMTAGAVDAVQDIGRTITEIDGVASSIASAMDEQGAATSEISRNVGQTAAAAQEVSSRIAHVSEEAAVTGSRADEVRRVASDVAGSIDHLREMLVRAVRTATPEVDRRRAPRFEVNLPCTIAGAVGSLSGQLTNLSEGGATIRGLDRTQLGSRGVLTIPGCTIPIPFAVLGGKEQDLHVRFELTPDAADRFAADVQRLTAGLHPLPAVA
- a CDS encoding DUF4142 domain-containing protein, whose product is MPMLRTAALAAVSILALAACSSEPGLVPPMGSSGASASQMGSTGSGASSTLTVADQSFLTQAAYGGFGEVAMGTLAQRQASSATVRDLGRRIAADHTQANQELARLAQAKGVTPPTAPDPGRQAVADALASLQGTAFDRQYLQQQIAEHEVSVALFNAQAQGGTDPDVRAFAAKWLPGLQMHARELRALGNPLAQLP